The following are from one region of the Lineus longissimus chromosome 19, tnLinLong1.2, whole genome shotgun sequence genome:
- the LOC135503341 gene encoding transcription factor E2F3-like, translated as MPRGVFHPNFVSPTSMHHREFHVTSLLSPEKQLLGVSSVYDATTLIDVDGQCDSLANILDEVASYTPLGPDPISTQKASLMRPQAKRKLELEPRLPMNEGFKTPKAKKRRTSSVSSTGMSPKVKSPLEKTRYDTSLGLLTKKFVGLLRAAPDGILDLNKAAEYLEVQKRRIYDITNVLEGINLINKKSKNNIQWKGSSQAFSKEPTRNVSAAQVDLHSDLADLEAKENRLDELIRNSTLQLKMLTDDQENSRLAYVTYQDIRSIKSFEEQTVIAIKAPPETRLEVPDPTESIQIWLKSTRGAIEVFLCPEDSSSSSNSGTSQSSCDESSCSEDSRDGFGYRANPKLKNALLEEQDISPDNCRDILLQTEDQNLDHPFLQLEPPLSESDYTFSLDDAEGISDLFDAYDLHF; from the exons ATGCCTCGTGGAGTTTTCCATCCTAACTTCGTTTCTCCAACCTCGATGCATCACCGGGAGTTTCATGTGACATCTCTACTGTCCCCTGAAAAACAATTGCTCGGTGTTTCGAGTGTTTACGACGCAACAACACTGATTGATGTGGATGGACAATGCGACTCCCTTGCAAACATTCTTGATGAAGTGGCCTCGTACACCCCTCTCGGTCCTGACCCGATTTCAACACAAAAAGCATCCCTAATGCGGCCCCAG GCCAAGCGTAAGCTTGAACTAGAGCCCCGCCTGCCAATGAATGAGGGATTCAAGACGCCAAAGGCCAAGAAGCGACGGACAAGTTCCGTCTCGAGTACGGGAATGAGCCCAAAAGTCAAGTCGCCCCTTGAGAAGACGAGATACGACACATCTCTGGGACTCCTGACGAAAAAGTTTGTGGGGTTATTGAGAGCCGCACCGGATGGG attttggacTTGAACAAAGCAGCCGAATATCTTGAAGTCCAGAAACGGAGGATCTATGACATCACAAACGTATTGGAAGGCATCAACCTGATaaacaaaaaatccaaaaataaCATCCAATGGAA GGGGTCTAGTCAAGCCTTCTCAAAAGAACCAACCCGGAATGTCAGTGCGGCACAGGTCGACTTACACTCTGATCTAGCAGACCTCGAGGCCAAAGAAAACCGATTAGATGAACTTATCCGAAATTCGACGCTACAATTAAAAATGTTGACAGACGACCAGGAAAATTCTCGTTTGGCCTACGTGACGTACCAAGATATTCGAAGTATAAAAAGTTTCGAGGAACAGACTGTGATTGCTATCAAGGCGCCTCCAGAGACACGGCTCGAGGTGCCAGATCCAACGGAG AGCATACAAATTTGGTTAAAAAGTACACGCGGTGCGATTGAAGTTTTCCTGTGTCCCGAGGACAGTAGTTCAAGTAGTAACAGTGGTACTAGTCAAAGCAGTTGTGACGAGTCGAGTTGCTCAGAAGATTCGAGGGACGGATTTGGCTACAGAG caAATCCCAAGTTAAAGAACGCGCTTCTCGAAGAGCAAGACATCTCGCCCGATAACTGCCGAGACATTCTCCTCCAGACCGAAGATCAGAACCTCGACCATCCGTTCTTACAACTCGAACCTCCTCTCAGCGAATCAGATTACACGTTCAGTTTAGACGACGCGGAAGGCATCTCCGATTTGTTTGATGCCTATGATTTGCATTTTTAG